In Candidatus Cloacimonadota bacterium, the following are encoded in one genomic region:
- a CDS encoding phage holin family protein, giving the protein MLIQYLLKLLVYTLAILLVSRITNLIYVKNFQTAFLFSIVLGLINVIIKPLFIVLTIPITIITFGIFLFFINGLMIMISASFFRDIEVNGCFSAAIASLLISLFVYIFSKVLFGRLL; this is encoded by the coding sequence ATGTTAATTCAATATTTGCTAAAATTGTTGGTTTACACTCTTGCCATATTATTGGTAAGCCGAATAACAAACCTGATCTATGTTAAAAATTTTCAGACTGCTTTTCTTTTTTCTATTGTGTTGGGGTTAATCAATGTTATTATTAAGCCACTGTTTATTGTGCTCACAATACCGATCACCATTATTACATTCGGAATATTTTTGTTTTTTATCAATGGATTGATGATTATGATTTCAGCATCGTTTTTCAGAGACATTGAAGTAAACGGGTGTTTTTCCGCCGCGATTGCCAGTTTGTTGATCTCATTGTTCGTCTATATATTTTCCAAAGTATTATTTGGAAGGTTGCTGTAA
- the ftsZ gene encoding cell division protein FtsZ has protein sequence MAITFAESVKEISKIKIIGIGGAGNNAINTMIRQELTAVKFLAVNTDLQDLNNCVAENKLQIGRQLVKGCGVGGVPERGREAAEEQGDEILQELEGVNVVLLTAGMGGGTGTGAISYFAKKAQEKGVLSLAIVTYPFSFEGNIRKDNADKGLEELKKYTNALIIIPNDRILEYNNDLLAFDAFEKVDLIQHNTAKTLTDIISKSGYINVDGEDLKTILSQMGYAHVGLGVGEGENRAQDAVNNAIANPLMYSISLEHSKAVLVNVTVGYDLRISEWEEIGQIIQQKTNKEVNYISGLILDKKLKDKLYVSLIATGIPDNDVATEVVPHIISEKSHDEEAAEIEEILNRIHTEDAKAFNNR, from the coding sequence ATGGCAATAACTTTTGCAGAATCTGTTAAAGAAATATCGAAAATAAAGATTATCGGTATTGGTGGTGCGGGTAATAATGCAATTAATACAATGATAAGACAAGAACTAACGGCAGTAAAATTCCTTGCTGTAAACACGGATCTTCAGGATTTGAATAATTGTGTGGCTGAGAATAAATTACAAATTGGCAGACAATTAGTAAAAGGATGCGGCGTGGGAGGAGTCCCAGAGCGGGGAAGAGAAGCAGCAGAAGAACAAGGAGATGAAATCTTGCAAGAACTTGAAGGGGTGAATGTGGTTCTACTTACTGCAGGGATGGGCGGCGGTACCGGAACGGGTGCAATTTCATATTTTGCAAAAAAGGCTCAAGAAAAAGGTGTACTTTCTCTCGCAATAGTTACCTATCCTTTTTCTTTTGAAGGGAATATTAGAAAAGACAATGCAGATAAAGGCTTGGAAGAATTAAAAAAATATACAAATGCACTAATAATTATACCCAATGACAGAATATTGGAATATAACAATGATCTTCTCGCATTTGATGCTTTTGAAAAAGTAGATTTGATTCAACACAATACCGCAAAAACTTTGACTGATATAATTAGTAAAAGCGGATATATAAATGTGGATGGGGAAGATCTAAAAACAATCTTGAGCCAAATGGGTTACGCACATGTTGGTCTGGGAGTGGGTGAAGGAGAGAATAGAGCACAAGATGCGGTAAATAACGCAATTGCAAATCCGCTTATGTATTCAATTTCTCTGGAACATTCAAAAGCTGTTTTGGTAAATGTAACTGTGGGTTACGATCTGAGAATATCCGAATGGGAAGAAATCGGGCAAATCATCCAACAAAAGACAAATAAAGAAGTAAATTATATAAGTGGTTTGATTCTTGACAAAAAGTTAAAAGACAAGTTATATGTTTCTCTTATTGCTACAGGTATCCCTGATAATGATGTTGCTACAGAAGTTGTTCCCCATATAATTTCTGAAAAATCCCATGACGAAGAAGCTGCCGAAATCGAAGAAATTTTGAACAGAATTCATACGGAAGATGCAAAAGCATTTAATAATCGCTAA
- the ftsA gene encoding cell division protein FtsA — MAKQTVITALDIGTTKICCLIAVLDENNKLKIVGVGESTSEGLVNGMIKNIGAASYSINKAVAAAEEKCNKIFAENIYVGVAGELIQSFVSDGMANIVSKSKFTEEIDEYEVTEFEINKVKEDAIKNTSITPENKIIHVEPQFYKVDKVEEVVDPLGMTGNRLEAQVHIVTADLSNLNSIYKCMQRIGLSVKNVVLQPIASAEAVFNKDERELGAILVDIGGGTTDISIYYKDSIRFTSIIPIGGEKITMDIARGLRTPSADAERIKKEFGYAIPANADRNLKIEIPGIGGHSSTIRSQKLIAEIINPRISEIVNLVHKEVQRSKYLSLTTAGISVSGGAANLRSTNQLFSEMFDNIPTKTGYPSFEGIYGNTETLSNPKYATAVGLLKWGIKNFDKNPLKGKKSYIVKLRKIIKEWFDNKSFT, encoded by the coding sequence ATGGCAAAACAAACGGTTATAACGGCTCTTGATATTGGCACAACGAAGATATGTTGTCTAATCGCTGTGCTTGATGAAAATAATAAACTCAAAATCGTTGGCGTGGGTGAATCCACTTCTGAGGGCTTGGTAAATGGTATGATTAAGAATATCGGGGCTGCTTCGTATTCCATTAATAAAGCTGTTGCGGCTGCCGAGGAAAAATGCAATAAGATATTTGCAGAAAATATTTATGTTGGAGTTGCGGGTGAACTAATCCAGAGCTTTGTTTCCGATGGTATGGCAAATATAGTTAGCAAGAGTAAATTCACCGAAGAGATTGATGAATATGAAGTTACTGAATTTGAGATCAATAAAGTGAAAGAAGATGCGATCAAAAATACTTCTATCACCCCAGAAAACAAAATTATTCATGTTGAGCCCCAATTCTACAAGGTGGATAAAGTGGAGGAAGTAGTAGATCCTCTCGGAATGACAGGCAATCGTCTCGAAGCACAAGTGCATATTGTTACAGCTGATCTTAGTAATTTGAATAGTATTTATAAGTGTATGCAAAGGATTGGATTGAGCGTTAAGAATGTTGTTCTTCAACCCATTGCTTCGGCTGAGGCGGTTTTTAATAAGGACGAACGCGAGCTGGGAGCAATTTTGGTGGATATTGGTGGAGGAACAACAGATATTTCTATTTATTACAAAGATAGTATCAGGTTCACGAGCATAATCCCAATTGGTGGAGAAAAGATTACGATGGACATTGCACGTGGATTAAGAACGCCAAGTGCAGATGCAGAAAGAATTAAAAAGGAATTCGGGTACGCTATTCCCGCCAACGCTGATCGTAATTTGAAAATTGAAATACCTGGAATCGGTGGGCATTCATCCACAATACGAAGCCAGAAATTAATTGCGGAAATTATTAACCCGCGTATTTCAGAAATTGTCAATCTTGTTCACAAAGAAGTGCAACGAAGCAAATATCTCAGTTTAACAACTGCCGGAATATCTGTTAGCGGTGGGGCAGCTAATTTGAGGAGTACAAATCAGCTATTTTCAGAAATGTTTGATAATATTCCTACGAAAACCGGCTATCCTTCATTTGAAGGCATTTATGGGAATACGGAAACCCTATCAAATCCAAAATACGCAACTGCTGTAGGTTTGCTAAAATGGGGTATAAAAAATTTTGATAAAAATCCCCTAAAAGGAAAAAAATCGTATATTGTGAAGTTAAGAAAAATAATCAAAGAATGGTTTGATAATAAAAGTTTTACTTAA
- a CDS encoding FtsQ-type POTRA domain-containing protein: MMNRNIHGDFSRNRTSHLFLRFVFLLVLFLGLTSGSAYLLKYGILKCNFLAIEEINFTGINYVNENSLEFKFTKLLDRNIYNVQDIEIQRIAKYFPGIKSIQIFRFPPHKIKIKVIERQPIAYVKNDFAKIYIIDHEGVLLEEVRNCREHLLPIFEDLNINNLTLGEEIEDMSFTKLMAAYNAINLIGSELMNRIISFRIENKDVILTGRNKGQRFIIGEDDFVAKTGKLVFAFDHFASSDYSEIDLRFSDLKNDLVILRNN, encoded by the coding sequence ATGATGAATAGAAATATACACGGTGATTTTTCACGAAACAGAACAAGTCATTTGTTTTTACGTTTTGTTTTTCTGCTGGTTTTATTTCTCGGATTAACCTCCGGGTCTGCGTATTTGTTGAAATATGGAATTCTTAAATGCAATTTTCTCGCAATTGAAGAAATCAATTTTACCGGCATAAATTATGTAAATGAAAATAGTCTGGAATTCAAATTTACCAAATTGTTAGATCGGAATATTTATAATGTACAAGATATAGAAATCCAAAGAATAGCAAAATATTTTCCCGGTATAAAGTCAATTCAGATATTTAGGTTTCCACCCCATAAAATAAAAATAAAGGTAATAGAGCGTCAGCCTATTGCCTATGTGAAAAATGATTTTGCCAAAATTTATATTATTGATCATGAAGGAGTGCTTTTGGAGGAAGTCCGGAATTGTCGGGAACATTTGTTGCCAATATTTGAAGATTTAAATATAAATAATTTGACATTAGGTGAAGAAATCGAAGATATGTCTTTCACGAAATTGATGGCTGCTTATAATGCTATTAATTTAATAGGATCAGAACTGATGAATAGAATTATTTCTTTCCGAATAGAAAATAAAGATGTCATTTTGACAGGAAGAAATAAGGGACAACGATTTATTATCGGAGAAGATGATTTTGTAGCAAAAACCGGCAAATTGGTCTTTGCTTTTGATCATTTTGCTTCCTCGGATTATTCTGAAATAGACTTACGCTTTTCCGATCTGAAAAATGATTTGGTGATATTAAGGAATAATTAA
- the murB gene encoding UDP-N-acetylmuramate dehydrogenase → MNKEDRKQMNAKKNTYRMIGTDKSNKTISVQQLFQYLSASNLPVSNQFRKNYSLKQLTTVKTGGNAELFFAPHSIMSLKTVFKYICENKIKYHVLGNGSNLLISDKGVDGVVISLKNLPRIFECKKDFVSVSANLKNKEFVKNLIQNGISGLEFLNGIPGTVGGMLRMNAGAFDRSITEKVNAILFIDSNGEMQKFYAEQYESDYRDLKLKNKDYVIISAEFQLEISSSKLVKQSCDEFMKMRNSKAIIHLPTFGSTFKNGENYFAGELIDKCDLKGYSIGQAQISEKHANFIINSGNAKSIDIYHLMKYAQKKVAEKFGINLMSEVKLWGSFNDE, encoded by the coding sequence ATGAATAAAGAAGATCGGAAACAGATGAACGCCAAGAAGAATACTTATCGAATGATAGGAACGGATAAAAGTAATAAAACTATTAGTGTTCAACAGCTTTTTCAGTATTTATCAGCGTCGAATCTTCCTGTGTCGAATCAATTTCGGAAAAACTATTCTCTCAAACAATTAACTACGGTAAAAACCGGTGGTAATGCAGAATTATTTTTTGCACCACACAGTATAATGTCTCTAAAAACTGTTTTTAAATATATTTGTGAAAACAAAATCAAGTACCATGTTTTGGGTAATGGCTCCAATCTTTTAATCTCCGATAAAGGAGTTGATGGAGTAGTAATTTCCTTGAAAAATTTACCGAGAATCTTTGAATGTAAAAAAGACTTTGTGTCCGTTTCTGCAAATTTGAAAAATAAAGAATTTGTTAAAAATCTAATTCAAAACGGCATTAGTGGATTAGAATTTCTTAATGGAATTCCAGGAACTGTTGGTGGGATGCTCCGGATGAATGCGGGTGCTTTTGACAGATCAATTACTGAAAAGGTAAATGCTATTTTATTTATTGATTCAAATGGTGAGATGCAAAAATTTTATGCGGAACAATATGAGTCGGACTATCGAGATTTGAAATTAAAAAATAAAGATTATGTAATTATTTCTGCCGAGTTTCAGTTGGAAATTTCTTCATCAAAATTGGTTAAACAATCGTGTGATGAGTTTATGAAAATGAGGAATTCAAAGGCAATAATTCATCTACCGACGTTTGGTTCGACTTTTAAGAATGGTGAGAATTATTTTGCAGGAGAATTAATTGATAAGTGCGATTTGAAAGGCTATTCGATAGGGCAAGCACAAATATCTGAAAAACATGCCAATTTTATTATTAATTCGGGAAATGCAAAATCTATAGACATTTATCACTTGATGAAATATGCTCAGAAAAAAGTAGCAGAAAAGTTTGGGATAAACCTGATGTCAGAAGTTAAACTTTGGGGAAGTTTTAATGATGAATAG
- the murC gene encoding UDP-N-acetylmuramate--L-alanine ligase, translating into MFGKTNKLHFIGIGGNGMSGIAELLINKGYFITGSDLMKTFITEKLEKMGAKIQYKHNAENVKDADVVVKSSAIDDSNCEIIAAKKKNIPVIRRAEMLYELMRMKHGFCIAGTHGKTTTTSMLGMILTEAGLQPTLVIGGVVKNFDSNAVLGKSEYIVVEADEYDRSFLTLTPIVAGITNIEEEHVDCYENAKQLESAFVQYANSVPFFGLIAVCSDDETIRKLIPRFEKRVLTYGINKEADVRAENITFDNFTSQYELIYKSEKMGTIELSQPGIHNVRNSLLAATIALEQQVPFIDIRNGLMKFRGVYRRFERIAFVNDILIYDDYAHHPTEVKATISAIRSSSARRLVVIFQPHLYTRTEMFYKKFAQVLSQADLIIIADIYPAREKPIKGVSGKSIFDELKKLGNKKANYIEDLKDIPKYLLKVVKSGDFVITMGAGDVYESGVEFVKLLEKKQPDKDKR; encoded by the coding sequence ATGTTTGGAAAAACAAATAAGTTACATTTTATTGGAATAGGTGGGAACGGCATGAGCGGAATCGCCGAACTTCTCATCAATAAAGGTTATTTTATTACCGGTTCGGATTTGATGAAGACTTTCATCACAGAGAAACTTGAAAAAATGGGTGCAAAAATTCAGTATAAGCACAATGCAGAAAATGTGAAAGATGCTGATGTGGTTGTAAAATCTTCAGCAATTGATGATTCGAATTGCGAGATAATTGCTGCGAAAAAGAAAAATATTCCCGTAATACGCAGAGCGGAAATGCTTTATGAACTAATGAGAATGAAGCACGGATTTTGTATTGCAGGAACTCACGGAAAAACAACCACAACTTCAATGCTTGGAATGATTCTAACTGAAGCAGGTTTGCAACCAACTCTTGTGATTGGTGGTGTTGTTAAGAATTTCGACTCCAATGCTGTGTTGGGGAAATCAGAATATATCGTTGTAGAAGCCGATGAATACGACCGATCTTTTCTTACACTTACTCCCATTGTAGCCGGTATCACAAATATCGAAGAGGAACATGTTGATTGCTATGAAAATGCAAAGCAACTCGAATCAGCTTTTGTGCAATATGCTAATTCGGTTCCATTTTTCGGGTTGATCGCAGTTTGTTCGGATGATGAAACTATTAGAAAATTAATTCCCAGATTTGAAAAGAGAGTTCTCACTTATGGAATCAATAAGGAAGCAGATGTGCGGGCTGAAAATATAACCTTCGATAACTTCACATCCCAATATGAACTCATTTACAAATCGGAAAAAATGGGGACGATTGAATTATCTCAGCCCGGAATACATAATGTTCGCAACTCACTTTTGGCTGCTACAATAGCCTTGGAGCAACAAGTTCCATTCATTGATATTAGAAACGGATTGATGAAATTCAGAGGTGTATATCGTCGTTTTGAGCGTATTGCTTTTGTTAATGACATTCTTATTTATGATGATTATGCCCATCATCCAACTGAAGTGAAGGCAACCATTTCTGCAATACGTTCCAGCTCTGCAAGAAGGTTGGTCGTGATTTTCCAACCGCATCTTTATACACGTACAGAAATGTTTTATAAAAAATTTGCTCAAGTACTCTCTCAAGCGGATCTGATAATTATTGCTGATATTTATCCTGCAAGAGAAAAACCGATCAAAGGCGTCAGTGGAAAATCAATTTTTGATGAATTAAAGAAACTGGGAAATAAAAAGGCAAATTACATTGAAGATTTAAAGGATATTCCCAAATATTTATTGAAAGTCGTTAAAAGCGGAGATTTTGTTATAACAATGGGAGCGGGAGATGTTTATGAATCCGGGGTTGAGTTTGTGAAATTGCTTGAAAAGAAACAACCTGATAAGGATAAAAGATGA